The Carassius carassius chromosome 31, fCarCar2.1, whole genome shotgun sequence genome includes a region encoding these proteins:
- the LOC132111687 gene encoding microtubule-associated protein RP/EB family member 3-like isoform X2: protein MAVNVYATSVTIENLSRHDMLAWVNDSLQLTYTKIEQLCSGAAYCQFMDMLFPGCILLKKVKFQAKLETEFIHNFKVLQAAFKRMNVDKIIPVEKLVKGKFQDNFEFIQWFKKFFDANYDGKEYDPIQARQGQDVAPPPNPGPQRTSPTVPKNMPTPQRVTTTIRKNPTHTRNGGSDAEIMELNQQLMELKLTVDGLEKERDFYFSKLRDIELICQEQEDETNPIISRIIDILYATEDGFAPPEDDEIDEQAHLDRDEF, encoded by the exons ATGGCAGTGAATGTATACGCCACATCAGTAACGATTGAGAACCTGAGCCGTCATGACATGCTGGCGTGGGTGAACGACTCCCTTCAGCTCACCTACACCAAGATTGAACAATTATGTTCAG GGGCAGCTTATTGTCAGTTCATGGACATGCTGTTCCCAGGGTGTATTCTTTTAAAGAAAGTGAAATTTCAAGCAAAGCTGGAAACGGAGTTTATTCACAACTTCAAAGTACTCCAGGCAGCTTTCAAGAGGATGAACGTTGATAAA ATAATTCCTGTGGAAAAATTAGTGAAAGGAAAATTCCAGGACAACTTTGAATTCATCCAGTGGTTTAAAAAATTCTTTGATGCCAATTATGACGGAAAAGAGTATGATCCCATTCAAGCTAGGCAGGGCCAAGATGTGGCGCCTCCACCAAATCCAG GGCCTCAGAGAACATCGCCAACAGTACCTAAAAACATGCCCACACCACAGAGGGTGACCACCACCATAAGGAAGAACCCCACACATACCCGAAATGGGGGAAGTGATGCTGAAATCATGGAGCTTAATCAACAG tTGATGGAGCTGAAGTTAACTGTAGATGGTCTGGAGAAGGAGAGAGATTTCTACTTCAGCAAACTTCGAGACATTGAGCTGATCTGCCAAGAACAAGAGGATGAAACCAACCCCATTATCAGTAGGATAATTGACATTCTGTATGCCACAGAG gatggCTTTGCCCCACCAGAAGATGATGAAATAGACGAGCAGGCCCACTTGGACCGGGACGAATTCTGA
- the LOC132111687 gene encoding microtubule-associated protein RP/EB family member 3-like isoform X1, with translation MAVNVYATSVTIENLSRHDMLAWVNDSLQLTYTKIEQLCSGAAYCQFMDMLFPGCILLKKVKFQAKLETEFIHNFKVLQAAFKRMNVDKIIPVEKLVKGKFQDNFEFIQWFKKFFDANYDGKEYDPIQARQGQDVAPPPNPGEHFSHKPKRTGSSGPQRTSPTVPKNMPTPQRVTTTIRKNPTHTRNGGSDAEIMELNQQLMELKLTVDGLEKERDFYFSKLRDIELICQEQEDETNPIISRIIDILYATEDGFAPPEDDEIDEQAHLDRDEF, from the exons ATGGCAGTGAATGTATACGCCACATCAGTAACGATTGAGAACCTGAGCCGTCATGACATGCTGGCGTGGGTGAACGACTCCCTTCAGCTCACCTACACCAAGATTGAACAATTATGTTCAG GGGCAGCTTATTGTCAGTTCATGGACATGCTGTTCCCAGGGTGTATTCTTTTAAAGAAAGTGAAATTTCAAGCAAAGCTGGAAACGGAGTTTATTCACAACTTCAAAGTACTCCAGGCAGCTTTCAAGAGGATGAACGTTGATAAA ATAATTCCTGTGGAAAAATTAGTGAAAGGAAAATTCCAGGACAACTTTGAATTCATCCAGTGGTTTAAAAAATTCTTTGATGCCAATTATGACGGAAAAGAGTATGATCCCATTCAAGCTAGGCAGGGCCAAGATGTGGCGCCTCCACCAAATCCAGGTGAACACTTTTCCCACAAACCCAAGAGAACTGGTTCCTCAG GGCCTCAGAGAACATCGCCAACAGTACCTAAAAACATGCCCACACCACAGAGGGTGACCACCACCATAAGGAAGAACCCCACACATACCCGAAATGGGGGAAGTGATGCTGAAATCATGGAGCTTAATCAACAG tTGATGGAGCTGAAGTTAACTGTAGATGGTCTGGAGAAGGAGAGAGATTTCTACTTCAGCAAACTTCGAGACATTGAGCTGATCTGCCAAGAACAAGAGGATGAAACCAACCCCATTATCAGTAGGATAATTGACATTCTGTATGCCACAGAG gatggCTTTGCCCCACCAGAAGATGATGAAATAGACGAGCAGGCCCACTTGGACCGGGACGAATTCTGA